From the genome of Geminocystis herdmanii PCC 6308, one region includes:
- a CDS encoding aldehyde dehydrogenase family protein, translating into MLTSDTKSSIASTLKAQREYFATSATKSLDFRLQQLKKLKSAIASKQDEILEVLKKDLGKPSLEGCFELAVLQDLTYTIKNLPRWVKPQKVKTGIDLFPSQAKIYPEPLGVVLIISPWNYPFSLLISPLIGAIASGNCVMLKPSEIATNTSRFLTDLIRDIFPPEYIAIEEGGVEVAQELLSCKFDHIFFTGGTKVGKIVMEAAAKNLTPVTLELGGKSPCIVDREINLKETAKRITWGKFINAGQTCIAPDYLLVDKQIKTDLIKEIKQCINSFYGDNPALTADYGRIINEQQFDRLKALLNDGKIIIGGETNREKKYIAPTILDDVSPNSAVMEEEIFGPILPILEYDTLDSAIELINSKPKPLALYLFSHNQEKQQQVLRETSSGGVCINETIMHVGVTELPFGGVGDSGIGAYHGKATFDTFTHYKSVLSRPFWGDLNWRYAPYQEKTIKQFKSMFTK; encoded by the coding sequence ATGCTGACATCTGACACCAAGTCTTCGATTGCTTCTACCCTGAAAGCACAACGGGAATATTTCGCCACTTCTGCCACAAAATCCCTTGACTTCCGTTTACAGCAGTTAAAAAAACTCAAATCTGCCATCGCCTCGAAACAGGATGAAATCCTAGAGGTGTTAAAAAAAGATTTAGGAAAGCCTAGTCTTGAGGGTTGTTTTGAGTTGGCTGTCTTACAGGATTTAACCTATACCATTAAAAATTTACCTCGATGGGTAAAACCCCAAAAAGTAAAAACGGGTATTGATCTTTTTCCCAGTCAAGCTAAAATTTATCCTGAGCCTTTAGGTGTTGTTTTAATTATCAGCCCTTGGAATTATCCTTTTTCTCTCCTGATTTCTCCTTTAATTGGTGCGATCGCATCGGGAAATTGTGTTATGTTAAAACCATCAGAAATAGCTACTAATACCTCTCGATTTTTAACAGATTTAATTAGGGATATTTTTCCTCCAGAATACATTGCCATTGAAGAAGGAGGAGTGGAAGTTGCCCAAGAATTATTAAGCTGTAAATTTGATCATATTTTCTTCACAGGAGGCACAAAAGTTGGCAAAATTGTTATGGAAGCCGCCGCCAAAAATCTTACTCCTGTCACCCTCGAATTAGGCGGGAAAAGTCCTTGTATAGTTGATAGGGAAATTAACCTAAAAGAAACCGCAAAACGCATTACTTGGGGTAAATTTATCAATGCAGGGCAGACTTGTATTGCTCCAGATTATCTACTGGTAGATAAGCAAATAAAAACCGATTTAATCAAAGAAATAAAACAATGTATTAACTCTTTTTATGGAGATAATCCTGCGCTTACTGCTGACTATGGAAGAATCATTAATGAGCAACAATTCGATCGATTAAAGGCTTTATTAAATGATGGTAAAATTATCATCGGCGGTGAAACTAATCGAGAAAAAAAATATATCGCTCCCACTATTTTAGATGATGTTTCTCCTAATTCTGCGGTGATGGAAGAAGAAATATTTGGACCTATTTTGCCTATATTAGAATATGATACTTTAGACAGTGCGATCGAACTCATTAATAGTAAACCAAAACCACTGGCATTATATCTTTTCTCCCATAATCAAGAAAAACAACAACAGGTATTAAGGGAAACTTCTTCAGGGGGAGTGTGTATCAATGAAACCATCATGCACGTTGGGGTGACAGAATTACCCTTTGGAGGTGTCGGGGATAGTGGTATTGGTGCGTATCACGGTAAGGCAACTTTTGACACTTTCACCCATTATAAAAGCGTTTTATCTCGTCCATTTTGGGGAGATTTAAACTGGCGTTATGCACCTTATCAAGAGAAAACAATTAAACAATTTAAGAGTATGTTTACTAAATAA